One genomic region from Amblyraja radiata isolate CabotCenter1 chromosome 17, sAmbRad1.1.pri, whole genome shotgun sequence encodes:
- the bola3 gene encoding bolA-like protein 3, which produces MEARIQQLGRCTTLVLTATMRRIFSTQPNGEVRIANILKKTFPQASVVKVVDISGGCGSMYEVHVESVEFKGKRVVQQHQMINQALKNEIQAMHGLRIFTAVPK; this is translated from the exons ATGGAGGCGCGGATCCAGCAGCTGGGCCGGTGTACG ACCCTTGTACTCACCGCTACGATGAGAAGGATCTTTTCGACACAACCCAACGGCGAGGTCCGTATTGCAAATATTTTGAAGAAGACATTTCCACAAGCTTCAGTGGTCAAGGTTGTGGATATTTCAG GAGGTTGTGGATCCATGTATGAAGTTCATGTTGAATCAGTGGAATTTAAAGGAAAACGAGTTGTGCAACAGCACCAGATGATCAACCAG GCGCTGAAAAATGAAATCCAAGCTATGCACGGACTGAGGATATTTACCGCTGTTCCTAAGTAG